Below is a genomic region from Billgrantia tianxiuensis.
GGATTTTTTTTCCAACTTGGATTCAAGTAAAGCAACTATAAGGGTTGTTGAAAAAGAGCTGGATTTTACTCTTGATGGTCCTTCTATCCATAGGGCGAAAGTTAGAACGGAAGCTACAAGCATTGAAGAAAAAACAATTGAAATTGAAGGAACTCTGGTAGGATTTTTGCCAGAGCACCGAAAATTTGAACTGGCTGACAATGCAGGAAAACTTTTCTATGGCTCCGCTACTAAAGAGGCTGTTGATCAGTTTACAAAAGCTACTGACAGCGTGATCGGAAAAAAATGTCTAATTAAAGTCACGGTTAAAACTGTTGCTCCACTAAACAGACCGCCAAGAGAAGTGGTTCGTTTGATAGAGTTTCTCCGGTTTGGAGAATAAACACATAAAAATCGCGTCAATTATGGCGCTTGCAAACTCGAGCCTATTACGCGGGCGTTATATTTTTTTCCCGGGGATCAGTATTGAAACAATTGTGTAAATACATGAATGAACCAAGAGATATCTTTAGTGATGGGTTCATTCGACTATCTCAGCCAGCAGTTTTGAATGACCCATTCGAGGCTTCATTCTGCGAGAATAGCTTAGAAGAATTAGCCGGCCATTTTAATTATCCAACGGCTCAGGATCCAGAATTCGGCGATTTGAGCTTTTCTCAGTACATCGAAATGCGGATGCATAACATCGGTGTTATATACTTTTCCGAAAACAAAGAGGATCTATTGATGTGGGCTCATTATGCAAACGAGCATAAGGGGCTTGCTATCGGCACAGTGTCTATTCCTGGCAATGGGTCCATTTTCCATAACCTGTTCAGATCGGATGCTTTGATAAATTCTTCTTGGGGCGAGGTATACTCACCATTTGACGGAATTCCTAAGCCGGTTTCCTATAGGAAAGGGCTTCGATACAGAAATGACAAATTCGACTATGACTACTCGAATATCTCAGTGGAAGGTGCTAATAGAATACTCTATGAAGTATTTATGCGAAAAAGTGACGAATGCATTTATGAACAAGAGCACCGAGTGGTCCTTAGGTTAAAACAGTCAGACCGAGTGGTTCTTGAATGTATTGACCTTATGCCTAACGAGCGTGTTAGAGACCGAGTTTCGTCTGTAGAGTGGTCTTTTATTGATCCGAATAGTGGCCGAGCTGATATTAATCTTATGGGCATTCAAGATGATGTTGAAAGGGTATCGCTTTCAATGCATTTGGCGAAGTTAAGTCGTAATCCCAATGTGGTGTATTTGATGAAGTTATCATCTAGCAGCATCAATAATTGCTTGTTTGGACTTAGGTCGAAACTTGAAAAGGAGGATGTCATTGGAGGTACGCATCCTCTACAGGTATCTAGATGTCTGGAAAGCAAGAAAGAATCAGGGTTGCTATAGCCTTGAGTGCCAAGAGATATAACAAGGCCAAGCACAGCGACAGCATTCTCGTTTCAGCTTCGCCTACACTACAAAGCCGCTTGTGCTGCGGGGGTTAGATGATAAAAACAGTTATATCTTACAAGTAGTGAGTTCTTATGCCAAGAAAAGCAATTCCACCGACACTTAAAAACAAACTGCTCTATGAGAGTCAGTATTGCTGCGCTATATGTCAGAAAAGTGGATGTCAAATCCACCATATTGATCAAGATCATTCTAACAACACTGAAGATAATCTTATTGTCCTGTGTGTCGCCCACCACGATGAAGCACACACAATGCGGACAATGTCGAATAACTTGGATGCGCGAGCATTACGCCACGCTAAAAGTGAGTGGACTAAGCAGGTTCGAAATTCACGTACTTTGGCAGCGACACTAGAAGGTCAAACAAAAAATACCAAGAATGGATGGCTTTCTGTAGGAGTATCATGGGGCTACATCAATCACAAGCGTGTCGCGGAAATGTCGGATATTGGAGCCATATCTAACAAAGGACAGAGGCTTCTAAAGTATTGTCTCGATAAAGAAATGGTTGATGAGAATGCGATCATTATTAAGCCCCTCAATTCGTCAATGAGCAACTCTTTTATCAGAAACAGTGTTTATAATTGGTTCGATTTTGGGGATGACCAACGGTTGCACGCATTATACTCTGAGATGGTTGATCAAATTAGTCGCAACACCAATGTGATCCATTTGGAACCATCGACGTGGACAAAAGCAAGAGTAAGAAGCTTAGTAAGACCGGGTGGGCTTATTTTCTTTAATAAAGGAGTGTATTTTAAATCTATTGACGAAACGCAAGAAAACGATCATAGAAGGTGTCAAACTTTCAAGAATAAGGTTCATGTCGAGTTCTATGTGGACACCATTGATATGTTTGGAGCTACATCAAAGACCGTATCGTTCCAAGGACACCAAACTTGTGCTGCTCTGTTGCTCGTCAAGTCATTGGGAGAAAGAGATGATGGTGGTTTAGTGCTGAGCTGTACACCACTCGCACTAGGGGTAGGGTTTAGAGGGGCGATTGATATTCAGGCCAGCTAACAAGCCGCTTCAGTCCACCCTGAAGTGGGGGAACTCCACTGCCTTCCAGCTGACGCTGTTACGCTGTCGCTACACGCCGCAGCTGAAGGCTACGTTATAAGCCAAGAACTTGCTTGGTCAATAACATCAGAGTAAATAACTATGTATGACCGTGAAGTGATTGAATATGCAAAAAACCAAGAAAGGCTAATATCTAAATTAGAGTATCGTGTTTATACATTCGAAGATAGTCGTGCAGAAAATAGAGATACCTTAATGAGAGACTATGCTCGTGTTCTCTATTCATCTTCTTTTAGACGTTTGCAAGGTAAAATGCAGCTTCTCGGCGTAGACGGAAGCAAATTTAACCGAAATCGACTGACTCATAGTTTAGAAGTCGCTCAAATTGCACGCTCAATTGCTTATAATTTGGATCTTAAGGATACAGTTGTAACAGAAACTGCTGCCTTGGCTCATGATATAGGCAATCCGCCTTTTGGACATTATGGGGAAGTTGTATTAAATGAATTGAGCTCAGATTGTGGTGGATATGAAGGAAATGCTCAAGCGTTTCGTATTTTACGGACGCTTGAAATAAAGCATCATTCTTACACAGGTTTGAATCTTAATGTTCGTACCTTAATGGCTATAACTAAGTATTTTTATAACAAGCAGCAAAATGATAAAAAATTCCTATATGACGATGATTTTTGTTTTTTAAAGGATGAGCTGGATAAGCACGATATTTTAATAAAGAAGAGCATAGATGCTGAAATCATGGACTTGGCTGATGAAATTGCTTATGCCGCACATGATTTGGAGGATGCATTAAGCTTTGGCATGATTAGTTTGGGCGAAATTGTGCATGAGTTCAAAGTAAGTGCGCGATTCCAGTCTGCGTACTCTGCAATTTCAAATATTGCACAAGAAGCGCAAACTGAAGCAATGCAAGCAAGTAGAGCTGGTACTTCTGAAGAGTACGCAATTGTGCTTAAAAAGGAGTTGACTTCAAAGATAGTAAACACACTTTGCTCTGATATCGGTTTAGTCGACGGTCGACTAGGATACAAGCATTACGCTGATTTGGCGGAAGGTTTAAAAAAGCTTCTATTTAAAGCAATATTGAGGAAAAAAGATGTTCAGTTATATGAGCGCCGCGGTGAGCAAATAATACGCGGACTATTTGAGGTTTATTCTGATGAAAAATATAACAAGGGGAATATTTTGTTGCCGGCAGAGTTGCGTTCTCTTGATGACTGTAAAGCGCGATTAGTGACGGACTATATATCAGGAATGATGGATTCCTATGCTGCTCAGGAGTATGAGAAGTACTTTGGTAAAGGTAGTGCTGACAAGCTCTATTTTAAGTAATGTCGTCTTATAACAAGGTGCTGCTACGAAAAATTAACTCGCTAGCGCTCCTGAATTTCTGTAGAGCGCGGTGTTAGCAATGCTAAGGAGTCCTAGTGCAAGATTTTATTTTGGAACCTTTTGCAGGTAAGTGGTTTGAATGGGTGCGCATAAATGAATGCTTCTGGCCAGGAGCAGGGGGCGTTCAGAGAAGGTAGATCCTGAGCTAGGACCTGTACGGCTTGGCTCTGGAATTTATGTCATTGCTTGGGGCGATTCCTTAGGGGTGCCAAACCCTGCTGATGGTTACGTTCAATATATTGGAATGACAGATAATTTCAAAAATCGAATGGCCCAGTTCGCAGCATCTGCCGGAATACACGACGGAAGGTATAATGGACATTCCGCAGCTTGGCGGTGGCCTGAGGCGAAGATCGAACAGATGAAGGTTGCGTTCTTTCCTCTGTATCAAGAGTTGGCGCCGCATCTAAAATCTGGTTTTTTATACTGGCAGGAGGCTCTTGCGATAGATGCCTTTTTTAAAGTGCATGGCGAGATGCCGCCGTTAAATGCCGGCGGTGGTGAAATTAAGTTTGACTAAGTTTTCTAACAATCGGCTGCGCAACAACCGATTTACCGCTGCTTTGTAGCTCCAAACAGGCACATAATTTGGGCATTAGCTAACCATCCCGCTCATGCCCCATAACGCAGGAAAAGCATCTAACAGTGATCATCCCCCAAGACGGGCGCTTGCGGCTGGATCGTGAGCGCTTGAAGCAGCATCGCAAGCGGCTGGGCCTGAGTCAGGAGGCGCTGGCCGAGTACTGTTTTGATCGGCGCTTGTGCGTCTCCATCGCTTCCATCAAGAGGGCGGAGAGTGGCAAGGCGGTGCTGTATCGTACCGCGCGCCATCTGGCCGAGATCTACGAGGTCGAGGTCGAGGAGCTGTCGGCGGAGGCCGAGGAGGCCGCCGTTGTCGCTGCCGATATCGAGGAGATGGAGAGTGCCCGCGTACTGATCCAGTTGCACGCCGTGGCGGCCGATCCCTCGGCGCTGGCGAGCTGGGTGCAGCATTTCGGCGGCAGCCTGGAGGAAGGGGGCGCGGCGCTGTTCGGGCTGCCCCGGGCTTACCGTAGCGATGCGCAGCGCGGTCTGTTGTGTGCCGCCACCCTGGTGGAGCAGGGGGTGGCCCGCAGCGTTTATCTTCAGGCCGGCCATTGGCCTACGGCTGTGCCGCTTTCCATGTCGGGTGGGCAGAGCGGCGTATGGGTCGAGCGTGGCGTGGCGGTGC
It encodes:
- a CDS encoding DUF2971 domain-containing protein, which produces MNEPRDIFSDGFIRLSQPAVLNDPFEASFCENSLEELAGHFNYPTAQDPEFGDLSFSQYIEMRMHNIGVIYFSENKEDLLMWAHYANEHKGLAIGTVSIPGNGSIFHNLFRSDALINSSWGEVYSPFDGIPKPVSYRKGLRYRNDKFDYDYSNISVEGANRILYEVFMRKSDECIYEQEHRVVLRLKQSDRVVLECIDLMPNERVRDRVSSVEWSFIDPNSGRADINLMGIQDDVERVSLSMHLAKLSRNPNVVYLMKLSSSSINNCLFGLRSKLEKEDVIGGTHPLQVSRCLESKKESGLL
- a CDS encoding HNH endonuclease, with protein sequence MPRKAIPPTLKNKLLYESQYCCAICQKSGCQIHHIDQDHSNNTEDNLIVLCVAHHDEAHTMRTMSNNLDARALRHAKSEWTKQVRNSRTLAATLEGQTKNTKNGWLSVGVSWGYINHKRVAEMSDIGAISNKGQRLLKYCLDKEMVDENAIIIKPLNSSMSNSFIRNSVYNWFDFGDDQRLHALYSEMVDQISRNTNVIHLEPSTWTKARVRSLVRPGGLIFFNKGVYFKSIDETQENDHRRCQTFKNKVHVEFYVDTIDMFGATSKTVSFQGHQTCAALLLVKSLGERDDGGLVLSCTPLALGVGFRGAIDIQAS
- the dgt gene encoding dGTP triphosphohydrolase; translation: MYDREVIEYAKNQERLISKLEYRVYTFEDSRAENRDTLMRDYARVLYSSSFRRLQGKMQLLGVDGSKFNRNRLTHSLEVAQIARSIAYNLDLKDTVVTETAALAHDIGNPPFGHYGEVVLNELSSDCGGYEGNAQAFRILRTLEIKHHSYTGLNLNVRTLMAITKYFYNKQQNDKKFLYDDDFCFLKDELDKHDILIKKSIDAEIMDLADEIAYAAHDLEDALSFGMISLGEIVHEFKVSARFQSAYSAISNIAQEAQTEAMQASRAGTSEEYAIVLKKELTSKIVNTLCSDIGLVDGRLGYKHYADLAEGLKKLLFKAILRKKDVQLYERRGEQIIRGLFEVYSDEKYNKGNILLPAELRSLDDCKARLVTDYISGMMDSYAAQEYEKYFGKGSADKLYFK